The nucleotide window TCCCAGACCAGGCCGTCCCAGCCGGGGTAGCTCCAGGATGAGGTGCCCAGGCGCAAGCTGGCGGGCAGCTGCGCGGCCAGGGTGCGCAGCGCATCGTCCGCCGGCGCGGGCTGCACGCCTTTGACGCGCGCAGCGCTCTCCTTCGCGTGTGGCTTCGGTTCGGTGGGTGGCTGGGGCGCGGGGGCTGGCGGTGCGCCGAAGAGGTCGTCCTGCATGGCCTCAACTGTGCGCAAACAGCCCGCCTTCGTCCAGCAGCGCCCAGGCGATCTCGGGCCGCGCCTGCAGCGCGCTGCGGATGGCCGCGGGCACGGACTGGCGCGTCTTGCGGCACAGGCCGGGCTGGGGCTCGAGCGCGACCAGGATGCCACGCAGGCTGCGTACCTCCTGAGCGGCCGACTCCACCACCAGGCGCAAACCCAGCTGCTCGTGCAGGCGCCGCTGCATGTGGCGCAGATCGGCCAGGCTGTCGATGCGCGCGAGGCGGGCCAGCAGACGGGCTTCCTCCTCGCGCGTGAGACGCAGGATGCGGGCGTCCTGCGCGCCGCCGCCTTGCAGGAGCGCCTCGCGCTCGCAGATGCACGCGCCGGGCGGGCACTCGGTGCGCAGGGGAGCAAGGGGCGGTGGCATGGCGCCACGAATTATGGGCGCGGGTGGTCCGAAGGCCCTGTGGCACACTCGCGCGCTTCGTTTTTCCCAGCGTATTTTTCAGGCACATGCAGCAGATCGTCCGCCAGTTGGCCGCAGAAATCCGAATCACCGAAACCCAGGTGCGCGCAGCCGTGGAGCTGCTGGACGGCGGCGCCACCGTCCCCTTCATCGCCCGCTACCGCAAGGAGGCCACGGGCGGCCTGGACGACGTGCAGCTGCGCGAACTGGAGGCGCGCCTGGGCTACCTGCGCGAGCTGGAAGAGCGCCGCACTTCCGTGCTCAAGGCCATCGACGAGCAGGGCAAGCTGACCGATGCCTTGCGCGCCCAGATCGCCGCCGCTGCCACCAAGCAGGAGCTGGAAGACCTGTACCTGCCCTTCAAGCAAAAGCGCCGCACCAAAGGGCAGATCGCGCGCGAGTTTGGCATCGAGCCGCTGGCCGACCGACTGCTGGCCGATCCGACACTGGACCCGCACCAAGAGGCGCAAGCCTTTTTGCAGCCCGCCACGCTGCTGGACGATGGCAAGCCGGGGCCGGATTTCTCGACCACGCTGGCGGTGCTGGACGGCGTGCGCGACATCCTGTCCGAGCGCTGGGCCGAGGATGCGCCGCTGGTGCAGTCGCTGCGCGAGTGGCTGTGGTCCGAGGGGCTGCTGCAATCCAAACTGGTGGAAGGCAAGAACCCGGATGACCCGGAAATCGCGCGCTTTCGCGACTACCACGACTACGACGAGCCGATCGCCCGCGTGCCCTCGCACCGTGCGCTGGCGGTGTTCCGCGGCCGCGCGCTGGAGATTCTGGAGGCGCGCCTGGTGCAGCCCGAGGGTGCCGCGCCGGCGCAAGCCGAGGGGCGTTCGGCGGCTTCCACACCGTCCCTGGCCGAAGGCCGCATCGCCCTGCACCTGGGCTGGAGCCACCAGGGCAGGAGGAGCGACGACCTGGTCCGCAAGTGCATCGCCTGGACCTGGCGCGTCAAGCTCAGCCTGTCTTCCGAGCGCGACCTGTTCGCACGCCTGCGCGAGGATGCGGAAAAAGTCGCCATCAAGGTCTTCGCCGACAACCTGCGCGACCTGCTGCTGGCCGCGCCCGCCGGGCCGCGCGCGGTGATGGGGCTGGACCCAGGGATACGCACCGGCGTCAAGGTCGCCGTGGTCGATGCCACCGGCCGCCTGGTCGAGACCGCCACCGTCTTCCCGCACGAGCCGCGCCGCGACTGGGACGGCAGCCTGCACACCCTGGCGCGCCTGGTGCAAAAGCATGGCGTGCAGCTGATCGCCATCGGCAACGGCACCGCCAGCCGCGAAACCGACAAGCTCGCCGCCGAAGTCATCAAAATGTGCCAAAAAATGGCCTCAGCCGGCGTGGATCAAGGGCAGGTAGCTATACAAAAGATAGTGGTCAGCGAGGCCGGCGCGTCCGTCTACAGCGCCAGCGAGTACGCCTCGCAGGAGATGCCGGATGTCGACGTGAGCCTGCGCGGGGCAGCTTCCATCGCGCGGCGATTGCAGGACCCGCTGGCCGAGCTGGTCAAGATCGAGCCCAAGGCCATCGGCGTGGGCCAGTACCAGCACGACGTGAACCAGGGCGAGCTGGCGCGCACGCTGGATGCCGTGGTCGAGGATTGCGTGAACGGCGTGGGCGTGGACCTGAATACCGCCAGCGTGCCGCTGCTGACGCGCGTGTCCGGTCTGTCGGGCGCGCAGGCAAGGGCCGTGGTGCGCTGGCGCGACGCCAACGGCGCCTTCAAGAACCGCCGCCAGCTGCTGGACGTGACCGGCTTGGGGCCCAAGACCTTCGAGCAGGCGGCGGGCTTTCTGCGCATCCGCGATGGCGACAACCCGCTGGACATGACCGGCGTGCACCCCGAGACCTATCCGCTGGTCGAGCAGATCTTGTTGACGACCGGCCGCGGTGTACAGGACTTGATGGGCCGCGCGGAAGTGCTCAAGGGCCTGAAGCCCGAGCAGTTCGCCAGCGGCCAGTTCGGCGCCATCACCGTCAAGGGCATTCTGGACGAGCTGGAAAAGCCGGGGCGCGACCCGCGCCCAGACTTCCAGGTGGCGCGCTTCAATGACGGCGTGGAGGACATCGCCGACCTGAAGGCCGGCATGGTGCTGGAGGGCACGGTGAGCAACGTCGCGCAGTTCGGCGCCTTCGTCGACCTGGGCGTGCACCAGGACGGGCTGATCCACGTCAGCCAGCTCAGCACGAAGTTTGTGCAGGACGCGCGCGAAGTCGTCAAGACCGGCGACATCGTCAAGGTGCGCGTGCTGGAGGTGGACGCGGCGCGCAAGCGCATCAGCCTGAGCATGAAGCCCGAGGGCAGCGCCGGGGGCGCGCGCGCGGGCGGGCAGGGCGGGCGCGGCAATCGCTTCGAGCCGGCCGGGCAGGGCGGGCGCTACGCCCAGCCGGCGCGGCGCGGCGAGGCGGCGGCAGCTCCGCAGTCGGCCATGGCCGCAGCGCTCGCCAAGCTCAAGCGCTGAAAACCCCGCCTGCGCCCATTGGCCGGGCGCAGGGCCCGGTCGATAATAGCCGCCCTCAGCCCGCTGAAAGCGCCCGCTTTTTTTTCATGCAGTTGCAAGCCCTGCTGGACCAACCTCCGAAGCTGCCCAGCCTGCCGCGCGCCGTGGCGCTCTTGATGGGCGAGCTGGCCAAGGCCGAACCCAGCCAGCGCCGCCTGAGCCAGCTCTTCGCCACCGACCCCACGCTGGCCGCGCAGCTGCTGCGCGAAGCCAACGCGCCGGCGCATGGCGCGCAAGGGCAGATCAACGCCATCGCCGAGGCGCTGGCCTTGCTGGGCGTGCAGCCGCTGCGCGAGCTGGTGGCGCGTGCGGCCGTGGGTGCGCGCTCGGTGCCGGGGGTGGATCTGCCGCAGTTCTGGCGCTACAGCCTGCACGCCGCCAAGATGGCGCGCTCGCTGGCAGGGCTGGTGCGGCACAACCAGTTGGCGGCCTATACCGCCGGTCTGGTGCATGCCCTGGGCGAGCTGGTGCTGCACCTGGCCGATCCGGCGCGCATGCAATCCATCGGCGCGCTGGCCGGTCCGCTGGACCTGCGCCGCGGCCTGCTGGAGCGGCACCTGCTGGGCTACAGCTACGCCCAGGTCAGCGCCGGCCTGGCCCGGCAGTGGGACTTTCCGCAGGACGTGGTGGATGCCCTGCAGCACCACCTCACGCCCTTCGACAACGAGGTCTGCGAGCCCCTGGCGGGCGTGCTGCACCTGGCCGTCTGGCGCGCGCGCACACACGCCCTGGGCTTGAACGAGCGCGAGACGGTGGTGACCTTCCCCGGCGAGGTCGGCGTGGCCCTGGGCCTGGACATCGACACCGTGCTGCAGCAAGACCCCATCGACTGGAACGCGCCGCCCGCCGAGACCCCCCTGGCAGGACGGCTGGCGTAGCGGGCTAGAATCGCCGGTTTTGCCGCTGGCGCCCGCCGGCGGCGCCCATGGGTTCCCTCGCCCCCATCCATCAAAAAGGATTGCCATGATGTCCTCCCATCAGGCTCCCGCGCAGCAGCGCGTGCCGTTCAGCCTGCCCGCCCTGGTGGCGCTGCACATCGCCATCGTCATCGCCAGCAACTATCTGGTGCAGATCCCCGTCACCCTGCTGGGCTTTCACAGCACCTGGGGGGCGTTCAGCTTTCCCTTCATCTTCGTGGCCACGGACCTCACGGTGCGGCTGATCGGCAAGGCGCCGGCGCGGCGTGTGGTGGCGCGCGCCATGCTGCCGGCGCTGCTGGCGTCCTACGTGGTGGGCGTGCTGTTTCGCGACGGCCAGTTTGGCGGCCTGGCGGCGCTCTCCGAGTTCAACGCCTTCGTGTTCCGCATCGCGCTGGCCAGCTTTGCCGCCTATGTGCTGGGGCAGCTGCTGGACATCCAGGTCTTCGACCGCATCCGCCGGCGCAGCAGCGCCTGGTGGCTGGCGCCGGCGGCGGCATCCATCGTCGGGCAGGCGCTGGACACGGCCGTGTTTTTCGCCATCGCCTTCTGGCGCAGCTCCGACCCCTTCATGGCCGCGAACTGGGTGGAGATCGCCTGGGTGGACTATGCGGTGAAGCTCAGCGTGAGCCTGCTGCTGTTCGTGCCGGCGTATGGCGTGGCGCTGGCGGCCATCGTGCGGACGCTGGGGCGGGTGCCGGAGCCTGCGGCGGCCTGAATCAGCGCCCCTGGGTCATGACGGCGCCTCTTCGGCGCGCCACGGGTCCAGCAGCCTGAGATTGCGGATGCCCGCGAAATCAGCTACGTTGCGCGTCACCAGCACGAAACCATGGGTCAGCGCCGTGGCGGCGATCATGGAATCGCGAAAGGACTTCTTGTCGGGAACGTGCATGGATGCGTTCACCACCGCCTGTACGCCGCCATAGGACAGGGTGCGGGGCTCGAAAGCCTGTCTCACCGCGCCCCACCAGGCGCGTAGCGCTGCGCCCTGCCGTGGGTCGCGCCGCTCCATCAGCAGGACGCCGATTTCCTGCTCCAGCACCGTGATGGCCGAGATGAAATGTAGACCGTGCGGCACCGACGCGGCCCAGGCCCGCACGGCGGGGGACGCCTGCGGCTTGCCTGGCCGCAGTTCGGACAACACGTTGGTGTCGAGCAGGTACATCAGCCTGCCCTTATTGTTCG belongs to Melaminivora suipulveris and includes:
- a CDS encoding type II toxin-antitoxin system VapC family toxin, which gives rise to MYLLDTNVLSELRPGKPQASPAVRAWAASVPHGLHFISAITVLEQEIGVLLMERRDPRQGAALRAWWGAVRQAFEPRTLSYGGVQAVVNASMHVPDKKSFRDSMIAATALTHGFVLVTRNVADFAGIRNLRLLDPWRAEEAPS
- a CDS encoding Tex family protein; this encodes MQQIVRQLAAEIRITETQVRAAVELLDGGATVPFIARYRKEATGGLDDVQLRELEARLGYLRELEERRTSVLKAIDEQGKLTDALRAQIAAAATKQELEDLYLPFKQKRRTKGQIAREFGIEPLADRLLADPTLDPHQEAQAFLQPATLLDDGKPGPDFSTTLAVLDGVRDILSERWAEDAPLVQSLREWLWSEGLLQSKLVEGKNPDDPEIARFRDYHDYDEPIARVPSHRALAVFRGRALEILEARLVQPEGAAPAQAEGRSAASTPSLAEGRIALHLGWSHQGRRSDDLVRKCIAWTWRVKLSLSSERDLFARLREDAEKVAIKVFADNLRDLLLAAPAGPRAVMGLDPGIRTGVKVAVVDATGRLVETATVFPHEPRRDWDGSLHTLARLVQKHGVQLIAIGNGTASRETDKLAAEVIKMCQKMASAGVDQGQVAIQKIVVSEAGASVYSASEYASQEMPDVDVSLRGAASIARRLQDPLAELVKIEPKAIGVGQYQHDVNQGELARTLDAVVEDCVNGVGVDLNTASVPLLTRVSGLSGAQARAVVRWRDANGAFKNRRQLLDVTGLGPKTFEQAAGFLRIRDGDNPLDMTGVHPETYPLVEQILLTTGRGVQDLMGRAEVLKGLKPEQFASGQFGAITVKGILDELEKPGRDPRPDFQVARFNDGVEDIADLKAGMVLEGTVSNVAQFGAFVDLGVHQDGLIHVSQLSTKFVQDAREVVKTGDIVKVRVLEVDAARKRISLSMKPEGSAGGARAGGQGGRGNRFEPAGQGGRYAQPARRGEAAAAPQSAMAAALAKLKR
- a CDS encoding HDOD domain-containing protein, which gives rise to MQLQALLDQPPKLPSLPRAVALLMGELAKAEPSQRRLSQLFATDPTLAAQLLREANAPAHGAQGQINAIAEALALLGVQPLRELVARAAVGARSVPGVDLPQFWRYSLHAAKMARSLAGLVRHNQLAAYTAGLVHALGELVLHLADPARMQSIGALAGPLDLRRGLLERHLLGYSYAQVSAGLARQWDFPQDVVDALQHHLTPFDNEVCEPLAGVLHLAVWRARTHALGLNERETVVTFPGEVGVALGLDIDTVLQQDPIDWNAPPAETPLAGRLA
- a CDS encoding 7-cyano-7-deazaguanine/7-aminomethyl-7-deazaguanine transporter, whose protein sequence is MSSHQAPAQQRVPFSLPALVALHIAIVIASNYLVQIPVTLLGFHSTWGAFSFPFIFVATDLTVRLIGKAPARRVVARAMLPALLASYVVGVLFRDGQFGGLAALSEFNAFVFRIALASFAAYVLGQLLDIQVFDRIRRRSSAWWLAPAAASIVGQALDTAVFFAIAFWRSSDPFMAANWVEIAWVDYAVKLSVSLLLFVPAYGVALAAIVRTLGRVPEPAAA